The proteins below are encoded in one region of Ursus arctos isolate Adak ecotype North America unplaced genomic scaffold, UrsArc2.0 scaffold_24, whole genome shotgun sequence:
- the MNT gene encoding max-binding protein MNT, producing MSIETLLEAARFLEWQAQQQQRAREEQERLRLEREREQEQKKASSLARLARALPVEEPRTEAPPLPLSPPAPPPAPPPPLATPTPLTVIPIPVVTNSAQPLPPPPPLPPAAQPLPLAPRQPALVSTPGLSIKESAPLPTRPQVPNPAPLLPDSKTTLPPTGSPKPLQPLPTPILTIAPHPGVQPQLAPQQPPPPTLGTLKLAPAEEVKSSEQKKRPGGIGTREVHNKLEKNRRAHLKECFETLKRNIPNVDDKKTSNLSVLRTALRYIQSLKRKEKEYEHEMERLAREKIATQQRLTELKHELSQWMDVLEIDRVLRQTGQPEDDQASTSTASEGEDNIDEDMEEDQAGLGPPKLSHRPHPELPKPPPSSAPAPPPPHPHPHSQPVALSPVHLPGQQPPPQQKTPLPAPPPPPAAPAQTLVPAPAHLVAAAGGGSTVIAHTATTHASVIQTVNHVLQGPGGKHIAHIAPSAPSPAVQLAPATPPIGHITVHPATLNHVAHLGSQLPLYPQPVAVSQPVAVSHIAHTLSHQQVNGTAGLGPPATVMAKPAVGAQVVHHPQLVGQTVLNPVTMVTMPSFPVSTLKLA from the exons AGGAGCAGGAGCGGCTTCGCTtggagcgggagagggagcaggagcagaagAAGGCCAGCAGCCTGGCCAGGCTGGCCCGTGCCCTGCCTGTGGAGGAACCCCGCACTGAAGCGCCACCCCTACCTCTGTCCCCACCGGCACCCCCAccggcacccccacccccacttgccacccccaccccgctgacTGTCATTCCTATTCCAGTAGTGACCAACTCTGCTCagcctctgcccccgcccccaccactgCCTCCTGCAGCCCAGCCTTTGCCTCTGGCGCCTCGCCAGCCAGCCCTGGTTAGCACCCCCGGACTCAGCATTAAGGAGTCTGCTCCCTTGCCCACCAGGCCACAGGTGCCCAACCCTGCTCCCCTGCTGCCAGACTCCAAGACCACCCTTCCGCCCACTGGCAGCCCCAAGCCTTtgcagcccctccccacacccatccTGACCATAGCACCTCACCCTGGAGTTCAGCCCCAGCTGGCCCCCCAGCAGCCACCTCCACCCACTCTTGGGACCCTGAAGTTGGCACCAGCTGAAGAAGTCAAATCCAGCGAACAGAAGAAGAGGCCTGGGGG GATCGGAACCAGAGAAGTCCACAACAAATTGGAGAAGAacag gaGGGCCCATCTGAAGGAATGCTTTGAGACACTGAAGCGCAACATCCCCAACGTGGACGACAAGAAGACGTCGAATCTGAGTGTGCTGCGGACGGCGCTGCGGTACATCCAG TctctgaagaggaaggagaaggaatatGAGCATGAGATGGAGCGTCTGGCGCGGGAGAAGATCGCCACACAGCAGCGGCTGACGGAGCTCAAGCATGAGCTGAGCCAGTGGATGGACGTGCTGGAGATCGACCGTGTGCTCCGGCAGACTGGCCAGCCCGAGGACGACCAGGCCTCCACCTCCACAGCCTCTG AGGGTGAGGACAACATAGACGAGGATATGGAGGAGGACCAGGCCGGTCTGGGCCCACCTAAACTGAGCCATCGCCCCCACCCGGAGCTGCCGAAGCCACCGCCCAGCAGCGCCCCTGCACCTCcgcctccccatccccacccccactcccagcccgTGGCCCTGTCTCCTGTCCACCTGCCTGGGCAGCAGCCGCCACCACAGCAGAAGACGCCtctgccagcccctcctcccccaccggCTGCCCCTGCCCAGACGCTGGTGCCCGCTCCGGCCCATCTGGTGGCTGCTGCTGGCGGAGGCTCCACGGTCATCGCCCACACGGCCACCACCCACGCCTCAGTCATTCAGACTGTGAACCACGTTCTCCAGGGGCCGGGCGGCAAGCACATCGCCCACATCGCCCCCTCGGCCCCCAGCCCCGCTGTGCAGCTGGCACCTGCCACACCCCCCATCGGCCACATCACGGTGCACCCTGCCACCCTCAACCACGTGGCCCACCTCGGCTCCCAGCTGCCCCTGTATCCACAGCCCGTGGCGGTGAGCCAGCCCGTGGCGGTGAGCCACATTGCCCACACCCTGTCACACCAGCAAGTGAATGGCACAGCCGGGCTGGGTCCCCCGGCCACTGTCATGGCGAAGCCGGCTGTGGGGGCTCAGGTGGTGCACCACCCCCAGCTGGTGGGCCAGACAGTGCTCAACCCTGTGACCATGGTCACCATGCCCTCCTTCCCAGTCAGCACGCTCAAGCTGGCTTGA